The sequence below is a genomic window from Sphingobacterium sp. ML3W.
ATCACCACTAAACAACGAATGCTCCCAGGTCATCTTACCCTCAGTAGAATGAGCTCCGCCTTCATTCAAAGCACAAAAAGTATCAATTACATATGCGAGCACAACTAAAACAGTAGGTTGGCCATTGCAGACCTCCTTGTTCCATTCCACATGAAGTTTATTATCCTGACGTTCCACATTAATGAGCAATGGTGGCACCAGGTTTCCTCGAAAGACTAGTACTTTTTCCGGATTGACATACGGTACATGCTCAGCGTCAAAATCTATTGCATTGTTGAGTAAATAAGATTGAGCGGATTGAAAAGTCCCTATTCGGCTACCTTTAGGTGCAATATTTTTGTAGCCGAATGCGATTGGTGTTTTGATATGTCTCAAAAA
It includes:
- a CDS encoding DUF6266 family protein; protein product: MAILKSGINGPFSGKVGNVVGYELNGQTVIRSLPAIVKRAPSKLTLINRMRMKVVSQFLRHIKTPIAFGYKNIAPKGSRIGTFQSAQSYLLNNAIDFDAEHVPYVNPEKVLVFRGNLVPPLLINVERQDNKLHVEWNKEVCNGQPTVLVVLAYVIDTFCALNEGGAHSTEGKMTWEHSLFSGDEHVHIYIGFYDMLHDELSDSVYGGCV